The nucleotide sequence CGACTACACCGCCATCTATTTCCCGTACCAAACCGACGTCCGTACGTTTGTGGTGGGGGAAGGTATGACCATTGAGATAGGCGCGGCCCTGGCCGGAGTACGTGACAATACCCGCGATCGGCTGGTCAATTTTACGATGGACAATAAGCTGATTACCAACGAAATCCTGGAAACGATGAAGGTAGGTACCGCTTATATCAAAAATGCGGTGGCCTCGGTAACCGCGTTGAAACCGCTTCCGGCCAACTATTTCACCATATCCAGCAACAACCAGCTGGTTATTCAGAAAGGCTCGTATTCGGGTTCGGTGGTCGTCAAGGCTGATTCGGCGGCTTTTCTGGCCGATCCGGCTACCCTTACTGCCACCTATGCGCTGCCGTTTTATATCAATTCAGCCGACGCCGATTCCGTGGCTATGGAGAAGCGTTATGCCGTAATTGGGTTGAAATACGAAAACATGCTGTTTGGCAACTACTGGCACGGAGGCGTGACCACCGTGAAAGATTCGACGGGAAAAGTGGTGAAAACAACAAACTACTACACGACTATTCCCTCTCCCGAAGTGAAGGTGATGAATCTGACGACCGTGGCCCCCAATGCCCTAGTGACCAACCTGATTAGCGATCAGAAGGGCTCCTTCCAGATCACGCTGGACGGCAATAAAGTCATTGTCAGCCAGGCACCCGGTTCCAAAGTGAACGTGCTGCCCGATGGCGAAAGTACCTTCAACCGCCCCAAGCTGCTACAGGATCGGAAGCTGTTCCTGAAATACAAATATTCCAATGCCGACGGTACCACCTCCTACGCCACCGACACGCTCACGTTCCGCAACCGCATCCGCGACGGCGTCAACGAATGGCAGGACGAGAATCCCTCGCATTATTGATGGGTTTGCAGCATTGCTGGAAAATTATAAAAGCAGGGGCCGGCAAGTTTAATGCCGGCCCCTGCTTTTTTATGATAAAGGAAGATATTCTGGATTCGTCTCCATCACGATTCAAAACAGCAACAAATACACTCCCGCTCCCGCAAGGTATCCTAGCAGAGCCAGCAAAGTAATGCGCTTGAGGTACCAGATGAAGTCCAGTTTTTCGATACCCATCACAGCCACGCCCGCAGCTGAGCCGATCACCAGCATACTACCACCCGTTCCCGCACAGTAGGCCATGAACTCCCATAGCTTGTGGTCGGTCGGGTAGGTACCTAAATCATACATACCCATCGCCGCCGCCACGATGGGTACATTGTCGACGATGGCCGAAACAACGCCGATGATGACTATGATCACATCCAGGTTTCCAACCAGATCATCCAGTTGAGTGGCCAGGTCGCTCAGTACGTGGGTCGATTCCAGCACGCCCACGGCGGCCAGAATCCCTAGAAAGAACAAGATGCTGGGTACGTCGATCTTGCTCAGCGCGTAAGCCGGGGTGTAGGGCAGGCGGTCTTCTTCGTCCTTATCCTTATGCAGGATTTCGGAAAGTACCCAGAGTGAACCCAACGACAGCAACATCCCCATGTAGGGGGTAGGTGCGTGACGGTTTTGAAAAAAGGAACGAACAAAAGTCCAATTACCCCCGCTACCAGCATCAGCCTTCCCTGATTACGCGAAACACCATTCTCGGCGTCGAAACTAGGCGCGGCACTCTCACCCGATAAGACCGGAAGTGCTTTCAGACTACCTTTCATGGCAAAGGTCATGTACAGCAGCGGCGCGGCCAGCGATACCATGCTGGGCAGGATCAGATTAGTAATAAGAGCCGTAGTGGTCACCTGCCCGCCGATCCAGAGCATCGTCGTGGACACATCCCCGATGGGCGACCACGCGCCCCCGGAGTTGGCCGCGATGATGATCATCCCCGCCATCAGCTTGCGCTGCTCCGATTCGGGCATGATTTTCCGCAAGAGCGATACCATCACGATCGAGGTAGTCAGGTTGTCGAGCAGGGCCGACAGGAAGAAGGTGAGGATACAGATGATCCAGAGCAGGTACACCGGATTCCGCGTTTTGATGCGCTCGGTAATAATGGCGAAGCCTTCGTGAGCATCGATCAACTCGACGATCGTCATGGCTCCGAGCAGGAAAAACAGGATTTCGGAGATGGAGCCCAGATGTTCCGACAGGGCATCCACGACGTGTTCGGTATCAGAACTATATAGTACGTAGGCCGTCCAGCAAAGTACCCCTGTGATGAGGGCGGAAGCGGTTTTATTTACGCGGAGGGGTTCTTCAAGGGCAATGGCAAGGTATCCGACAACAAAAATAATGACAATAGTAGTGAGCATAAAGGAATTAAAAGTTTTGAATTTAGAGTTGTAAGTTATTGGAAGAAAAAAAGTTTATTGGTTACTAATCGAATTCAATCCGTTGGAGTTTACCAAGCTTAGTGGGTATATTCGAAGGCAGGAAGCAAGGAGCAGGCCGCTCTATCCGCTTGAAGTTTCAAACAAAGTCCAGAATCTATAATCTGGAATTCAGTCATCTTTATGGCATTTAAAGGCTTTGTCGTACGGGTATCGTTTTTATGGGTAGAAGGCATGGCGCTCTTTCCGTTAGTACTCGTGAAAAGCGACCGCCCCGGTTGGATATTGCTCAATCACGAGCGCATCCATTTGCGGCAGCAGCTTGAGATGGGTTTTATTCTGTTTTATGTCTGGTATCTGACCGAGTACCTTATTCATTTACTCCATTACCGGAATCACTACCGCGCCTACCGCGCCATTTCGTTTGAGCGTGAGGCTTTCCGGCATGAAACCTCCGCTGATTACTTGCGACTACGCCCCAATTGGGCATTTTTACAGTACATCTAATTCCTCATGTTCTTCCTCCTCGACGGGTTTGCGGTAGCTCATTACGGCTACCATCATCGTCAGGGCGGTCATGATGACTGTGATCATCAGAATACCCTCCCGGAATCCCTTTACCATGTACTGGGGCGGGATGGTCAGGAAGAGCAAAACGGTAATCAGTCCTCGGGGGGCGATGTACAGCAGCGGGCTCAAATTCCCCTTGAAGGTAGTGGCGAGTGTCAGGTAACGGGTACCGAGAATGGCCAGCAAAATAAGGCCGCTCACGATCCAGGCGTCAAAATCGAGCAGTTCGTTGATATTGGTGGCGTAGCCGAAAATCAGGAAAAAAAACGTACGGATGATAAAGGCGCTCTCGGCGGTCAGGTTCTTGAATTGTTCGAGTTCTTCTTCGAACAGATCGTTTTTGAAGAAATTGTCAAGTTTTCCCCGCACAAAAAGTTCGGTATTGTTCAGAAACAGGCCAAAGACCAAAATGGCCAGCAATGACGAAAGGTGGTAGATTTTGCCGACGGCATAAATAATAAACAAGGCCGAAATGATGGGCAGGTACTTGACGTGGTGGCTGATGCGGCTGATCAGGTACAGAAGCACGAAACAGCAGATGACCGATATGACGACAATCAGCAGGGTACTTTGAAAAAATTTTCCGGCCGACTCCCAGCCCGAACCACTCGGGATGACCAGGATATTAAATAGCATCAGCCCCAGAATATCCGACAGCGACGACTCGTACACCATGTATTCGCGCCGCCGGTTGTCAAGCCCCCGCACGCTGGGAATCGCCACGGCGCTACTGATGATGGCAAAAGGCGTAGCGGTAACCATCGCATTGTAAAAGCTCTCGCCCAGCAGTAAATAGAAAATCCCCGCAATGACCAGCATGCTGAGCACCAGCCCCAGCAGGGCCGAAACAAAGGTACGGGCAATGAGCTTGTGCTTGCCGCCACTCAACTCCAGGTCGAGCCCCCCTTCCAGTACGATGAGGATCAGACCGATGGTACCTAGCGTAGGCAACAGTACATCTACATACGGAATGGTAATGTTGAAGTATTGGGTGACCTGGCGGGCCACCATCCCCGTAGCCAGCAGCAGCACCACCGAGGGGAGCTTTGTCCGGCTGCTGATCAGGTCGAACGCGTACGATAACAGTACCGAACAACTGAGGATAATAATTAATATGGAAATATCCATAAATACGGACTGTGGTTTAGCGGGTAGAGTGCAATAATACGAAAATTGGCCCTAAAACGGGCGTTTGTATGGCACTCACCGATAAAATCTACCAACCCATAGGAGGGCAATAAACAGCGGCTCGGTTGTTGAACCGGAAGCCTAGTAGGACTTCGTGGCTTCCGGTCGAAACCGAGCTAATGGATGATAGGGGATATTCGTAGGCGTAGCTGAGCGTGAGGTCGCTCGTGAGGGCCATACCCAGCACGCCGCCCAGGCTATCTTTGTGACGATACTGGAGGCCTCCCCACACGCGGTCGGCATACTGTAGGCGTACCTGTGCATCCAGCGAAGGAGATGCGGGACCGGCTTTTTTGAACCATAGCTGCTGAAACATGACCCACTCCTCCGCCAGTTCGAGGCGGTAGGCGGCGGTGAGGTAGTAGTGGGGAACAAGTTTGCCGGCAGCCTTACCCCCGACGGGGTAGCATAGGATAAGGAAACGGCCGTGGGTGAAAGCACCGAGGCACCACCCCAGAAATTCCCTTTCCGGGCCAGCAAGCCCGCCGAAAAATAGGGTTTCAATTGTGATACACGACCCGCGGGCAAAATGGGATCGGAAGGATTGGCCGTTTGAATACGGTCAAACCGCAGGACATACTGCAATACGCCCGCGCCGAGCCCCACCGAGAGTTGCCACTCCCCGGGCAGGCTAACGTGGGCCGCCCCCGTGAGTTGGCCGATGTTGCGCTCGGTGGGTCCGGTCCGGTCGGCCAGCAGCACCATTCCTGCCCCCCAGCGCCAGGTACCTACGGGCGGGGCAGGAAACCGGGTGGTTCCTCCGGCGTAGCGGGGAGTGCGCGCCGCACCCGTTATTTTATCACCAAAACCAACGGGGGTATGGGCAGTGATATACGCTGTGTTGGGAGCATCGTCCAGCCCCTGCCACTGGCGACGGTAGCTGAGCCGGACATCGGCAAAATCATAGGCTCCCGACAGGGCGGGATTTACCACATAAGGGTTCATGGTGTATAAGGTACCCTGCGGCAACTGCTGAGCTTGCATCACTCCACCCATTAACCCACTACATCCCAGCACCAACCAGACCCTAACCCTAATTCCAACTCTATTTTTTCCCATGCACTAAAATCAGCTACATGGAATGGAGAGCAAAAACCAAGCCGAGTCGGAATGACAAACGCACTTTTGTTAGAGTCGAAGCGTTTTCAGGAAAGTCTGTATTTCACCTCGCCTTTTTCTGTCCCGTTCATGCGCTTTCCCCTGCTTTTGTCAACCTACCTCATTCTGTTAATTTCTCCCGAGCCCGCCTGCCGGCCAAAGTCAATGGACGATTCAGGTACTATAGAAAACATCCGCCTTACCGAATTCACCCGGGGTACCAACCGGAGTATCGAGGTGACGCCCACCCAAACGACGGTGCGGATCAACGATGCCCAAGAAACTACCCCTACCCCATCTAAAAGCTGGCAAGACTTGACGCAGCAGCTACAAAATCTGCCTGTGTCCAGCCTGGCTGAAATTCCCATTCTGAGCAAGAAACACCAGGTCGATGCCGCCCTGCACGCAACGTTGACTGTCGTGACGAGCGACACGACGTATACCTCCGATACTTTCGACCATAATGCGCCCCCCGAATTACTGCGGTCCATTGTGGACAGTCTATATCGTCGTATTCCGGCAACTTTACAAGACCGGTTTCAGCATTAGTCAGGGGGTACCTTCTACTTTACCGGCGCACTAATGACACCCAGGTAGCGGCCCATCCAGTAGGGTAGCAGCCAAATATCACCCGCGCTGTGCTCGGAGGTACCATTGCCACCCGTGCGGTCCAGCGTGAAGGTGTTGCCATTGTGCCGTTGAATAGGCCGTTCGTCGGGAGGCAGCACTTCGGTGGTGGTCTGGTTGCGGAAGTTGGGTTTCATAAGCTCAATATCTTTCCGGTGGCTGTTTTTTACAGCCCAATCGATCAGATCCAGCGGATATTCCTTCAGGTACCATACCGCTTCATTCAGGTCGAAATTCTGTACGCCGGTCAGGGCTGTAAAAATATTCCACGCACCCTCTTTTTCGGGGCGTTCGGCCTGCCAGTGGTCCAGGATCGCCTGCTTGTACTTGGCTTTCAGGGTATCGTTGAAGGCATAGCGGTACAGGCCCCAGTAGCCTACGAAGTACATTTCGTCGTCGGAGTGGTTCCAGCCTTCCGATAGCATCTTGCTGTACGCATCGGCCCCTTCGGGCGCTTTCCCGATCTGTTCCATGGGGCGCATCAGGTTTTCGAGGTACCCATGCTGCTGCATCAGTTCAAACGCCTTTTTCTTATATTTTTCTTTTTTGGTAAAATGATAGGCCGTTTGCAGCATGGCAATAATGTTGGACGAATTCAGCTTACGGTCACCTACGTCGGTCGGAAAATTATTTACATAGGCCGGATTCCACTTGCCCCATTGCGTGGGCTTGCCGTTATAATCGATCAGGTAGAGATCGTGGACCACGATATGGTCCATCAGGGTATCCATCAGGGCAATGGCGCGTTTTTTCAGATCGGGCGCATCCACCAGCTCGGCCATGGCACCGAAGGCGAACATGTGGCCGATCACCTCGTCGCTGCTCGTGGTAGCTTTCCAGTCCCACTCGGGATTGTCGGAGTGCTGCCAGCGATCGGGATCGGACAATTGATCGATGTAGCCGCGCCGCTCAAAGGAGCGCGAAGGAAAACCCGGGATTGGATTGACGGTGTAAAGCCGCTCCATCGCATCCAGCGCTTCGCGGCAATTTTGCAGGGCCTCGGCGGATTTGGTGACCTTGTAGCGGAAAATTTCACCCCCCAGGTACATGCTCGTCCACAGACCGTCGTTGTCGGAGTCCGAGAGGTACCCCGTGGCTAGGTTCCCTTTTTCCATGCGCGAGAGCGAGGCATTGAAGCCGTCGCGAATGTGGCGCGTACGCACCTGCTGGTCGTAGAATTTTGCTTTATCGGCCAGGGTCATGGATTTGAAAATCAATTCGCTCAACCCTGCCTTCGTCAGGATGAAGACGGAATTATCGGTACCCTTGGCAATGTCCACCACCTCATTGCCCGGCAGCCAGCGTTCGCCGTAGTAGTAATCGATTTTCCCCTTGGCATCCACGGCAAAGGCACCCTGCGAGGTACCGAACCAGGTTTTGTCCCCAATCACCTCCACGGTCGTGATGTCGGTGGCGGGCAGTTTGGTCTTAACCGTCGATTTTTTGGTGGCCGGATTCCATTCCAGGTACCCCTCGGAGGTACCTATGACGATCCGGGAATCGCTAGCCACATCGAAGGCCGTGAAATTTTTTCCATCCAGTACTTTGGTGAGTTTCTGAGAAGTAGTCGAGAAGGTAAACAGGCCGGTTTTGCCCAGTATAAAAAACTGCTTCCCGGATGGTTGGTACCTGATTTCCTGAACCTCATCCCTATCCAGTTTGCCTTCCCACACGTTCTTTTCTCTCGATACAAGCACCAGTTGGCTACCATCCGACACCAGAAACGTAAAATCCGCCCCAGCGGCCAGGTGGTCGGCTTTGGCCAGGTCGTGACTCTGGTACAACGAACCCGCCCAGGCATCGCTCAGCACGGCCTTGTCGCTCAGAAAAACAAACTGGTTTTCTGAGAGTGTCATATCCGTAAGTTTTTTATCCTTGATAAAACGGTACCTTCCGTCGGGTACCAATGTACCCGGATACAAGAACTGGCCGCCATGCGGCATCATGAGTCCCTTGGACGAAAGTACCTTGACCACGCCATTGCGATCGACACCGACCGCTTTCAAATCCGCTTTGGGAGAATCTAGGTAGTATTTGACGCTGTACTCCTGCAGAAAGGGTTTGTCCTGATAGACGCGCTGGGCGCAGGAATTGGCGTGATTCAAGCACAACAAAGTGAAGGTAAGGCAAATCGTGAGAAGTGTCTTTTGCATGAGGATTGGGGAAGAGTGATGTAAAAGGAGGTTTTGAGATTTTATGAAATCAGGCTCAACGTGCTGTAATCGCCTTCGGATTCACTACGACATACTTGATGGATTTACGGTTCTTTTCGGCGTGCCAGGAATAGGTGATATGCAGCAGACCATCGTCCGACTGGATCAGACAGGGGTAGGAGTACCCTCCCTGATCTTTGGCTTTGTCCTCGAGGTAGGTCTTCCAACGCCACGATTTACCCTCATCGTCCGACATCCACAGCGCCAGCCGATAGCGGCCGTCGTGGATGTCATTTCCTACAAAGGCCCAGTTCCCGTCCTGCATGGCCAACAGCTCCACACTCGCCGTGTTTGGAATATCCGTCTTCGTAGCCGCCGACCAGGATTGACCATTGTCAGTCGACTCGCTCGTTTGCACCTGCGGCGGCCAGTCGCCACTATCGCGCAGGTAGGCCACCAGGGTACCGTTTTTCTTGCGCGCCAATGCGGGTTGAATCGGCCCACGCCCCACCAGGGGTAGGCTCGGCTGCCAGGTAGCGCCATCATCGTCCGAAATCGCCATCAGAGAAAGGTTAAACCCATCCGAGTAGAGCGGCAGGATAATACGCCTGTTTTCCAACAGCATCGGTTTGATGCGGGTCATCCAGCCGATGCTGCGCTTGGCCGGGTCCGCGGAAGCTTCCTTGATCATATTGTCGTATTTGGGCGCATAGCCAGCCCAGCCGATTCCGTGCTCAGGCAGGGCGTCGAGCCTGGCTTTCACTTCCCGGGCGAAGGCATCGTCGGGTTTGAGCAAAATATTGTTCTGCCAGTCCCAGGCCGGAGCAGCATCGCCGCCGTAGTTGGTGGCCGTGCGTACCCGCAGGATGGACTGTTCCCACTGATTGGCCTGCACGGCAATCCACACCAGGAAAAGTTTCTTTTCATGATTGAGGAAAAGTACCGGGTTACAGTCGGGCAGGTGGGGCGTGTCGGCCATCAGGAAGGGACTGCTCCACTGCCGGGTACCTTTTTTGAGTCGCGCGCCCATGATGCGTACATCGTCGGCGGTGCGTTCGCCGCTCCCCTGAAACCAAGCCGCCAGCATGTCGCCGTTGGGTAGTTGCACCAGGCTACTGCCGTGGGTATGGTCGGGCTGTTCGGGAAAAATAAGCGTTTCGGATACTTTGGGGGTAGGTAGGCGGCCGGATTGGGCCATTACTCCCGAAACGCTGAGTAAAAGCAGAAACACTCCACGCAGTGGGTGCCTATAAGTACGGGTATTGAATAGGGTTGGAAATAACACAGGGATTGAAATTGATGGTCTCACTAGGCTAATTACTCATCCGCTTCTGATTTGGGCTATTGTGCGGCCTGATCGGAGTCGGCATACGACCATTTTATCCACCATTGTTACCCCATCGTAAAATTTGGTACCCTTGATTATTAACCTTTTATTGTTTTTTCAAACATTTACGCAAATTGAAGATAGATTAACGCAAAATGCGACGAATCTGTTGAAAAAAGCTGGTAAGTTTATGAT is from Salmonirosea aquatica and encodes:
- a CDS encoding DUF1735 domain-containing protein — protein: MKKKIIPFLFLLVALSSCYKDYIEDFDYTAIYFPYQTDVRTFVVGEGMTIEIGAALAGVRDNTRDRLVNFTMDNKLITNEILETMKVGTAYIKNAVASVTALKPLPANYFTISSNNQLVIQKGSYSGSVVVKADSAAFLADPATLTATYALPFYINSADADSVAMEKRYAVIGLKYENMLFGNYWHGGVTTVKDSTGKVVKTTNYYTTIPSPEVKVMNLTTVAPNALVTNLISDQKGSFQITLDGNKVIVSQAPGSKVNVLPDGESTFNRPKLLQDRKLFLKYKYSNADGTTSYATDTLTFRNRIRDGVNEWQDENPSHY
- a CDS encoding sodium:proton exchanger, translated to MDISILIIILSCSVLLSYAFDLISSRTKLPSVVLLLATGMVARQVTQYFNITIPYVDVLLPTLGTIGLILIVLEGGLDLELSGGKHKLIARTFVSALLGLVLSMLVIAGIFYLLLGESFYNAMVTATPFAIISSAVAIPSVRGLDNRRREYMVYESSLSDILGLMLFNILVIPSGSGWESAGKFFQSTLLIVVISVICCFVLLYLISRISHHVKYLPIISALFIIYAVGKIYHLSSLLAILVFGLFLNNTELFVRGKLDNFFKNDLFEEELEQFKNLTAESAFIIRTFFFLIFGYATNINELLDFDAWIVSGLILLAILGTRYLTLATTFKGNLSPLLYIAPRGLITVLLFLTIPPQYMVKGFREGILMITVIMTALTMMVAVMSYRKPVEEEEHEELDVL
- a CDS encoding type IX secretion system membrane protein PorP/SprF, producing the protein MTIETLFFGGLAGPEREFLGWCLGAFTHGRFLILCYPVGGKAAGKLVPHYYLTAAYRLELAEEWVMFQQLWFKKAGPASPSLDAQVRLQYADRVWGGLQYRHKDSLGGVLGMALTSDLTLSYAYEYPLSSISSVSTGSHEVLLGFRFNNRAAVYCPPMGW
- a CDS encoding sialidase family protein; translation: MLFPTLFNTRTYRHPLRGVFLLLLSVSGVMAQSGRLPTPKVSETLIFPEQPDHTHGSSLVQLPNGDMLAAWFQGSGERTADDVRIMGARLKKGTRQWSSPFLMADTPHLPDCNPVLFLNHEKKLFLVWIAVQANQWEQSILRVRTATNYGGDAAPAWDWQNNILLKPDDAFAREVKARLDALPEHGIGWAGYAPKYDNMIKEASADPAKRSIGWMTRIKPMLLENRRIILPLYSDGFNLSLMAISDDDGATWQPSLPLVGRGPIQPALARKKNGTLVAYLRDSGDWPPQVQTSESTDNGQSWSAATKTDIPNTASVELLAMQDGNWAFVGNDIHDGRYRLALWMSDDEGKSWRWKTYLEDKAKDQGGYSYPCLIQSDDGLLHITYSWHAEKNRKSIKYVVVNPKAITAR